A region from the Sebastes umbrosus isolate fSebUmb1 chromosome 18, fSebUmb1.pri, whole genome shotgun sequence genome encodes:
- the gareml gene encoding GRB2-associated and regulator of MAPK protein isoform X2 — protein MEKLSASLSEITWSPLALPLDAVVSKFRLPTLVRLAHGECVEGLSEEDVVLLHSCRQWTTVTAHSLEEGHYVIGPKIDIPLQYQGKFKLLDEDRDVRDPVQYFSSVEEVAGVFPDRVFVMETITFSVKVVSGEFSEDSEPYSFTLQAGDELSLMGKAELLCATPPKEKTGLSALLRRLGKTPRSKTPCLVCMNHRTNQSVSLPFGCRGRFCTRSPLEQGMLGGEHTVRSIIERVRLPVNVSVPSRPPRNPYDRHAVREGHRYKLLNIVSKTVVLCMVLRRQEVSPSHFLLLRCMPRFNVAEASVHTAALESLLLRHAFDPDAYSRAVRETRPELECMTEECVSPRRSRMCVSGQDSLAPALQRLSMCGYGGGVSDSLSQRCRDSLGERLGEGPGEEREYVTPEWTEAEMRTSEEIPYEELWTNQNAEGLGKEPNLISFHSTSSLDGSLGTVVTRVSTPPPVPPKSDAVREECRYLIAPPVPPRCSKGGSISSPVPSPPVPPRFPKTSTSPRPNLSFYSSGLQDSCSPSPDASLYCYPCSWADCPAPNPASPEPVSAVPADNTANPQPAQATWAEPWVDSFTSSGPRLRPPPPQSRFAPFGALNPFNRQSPCPSPEPAANPSTDSSRGAEGGGASTGVTEGLSPPPDPTWRPPADLSVLALEEVSACLRFIGLSEAAVAVFQRERIDGSLLVQLTEDILSHDFHLSRLHVTKITQFIQGWRPKI, from the exons ATGGAGAAGTTGTCGGCGAGCCTGTCGGAGATCACTTGGAGCCCGTTGGCGCTGCCGTTGGACGCGGTGGTCAGCAAGTTCCGTCTGCCCACTCTGGTCCGCCTGGCTCACG GTGAATGTGTGGAGGGGCTGTCGGAGGAGGATGTGGTGCTGTTACACTCCTGTCGTCAGTGGACCACAGTGACTGCCCACAGCTTAGAGGAGGGACACTACGTTATTGGACCCAAGATAGACATCCCTCTGCAGTACCAGG GGAAGTTCAAGTTGTTGGATGAAGACCGAGACGTCAGGGATCCGGTCCAGTATTTTTCCAGTGTGGAGGAAGTTGCCGGAGTCTTCCCTGACCGGGTCTTTGTCATGGAGACGATCACTTTTAGCGTCAAG GTGGTGTCAGGGGAGTTCAGTGAGGACAGTGAGCCCTACAGCTTCACTCTGCAGGCTGGAGATGAGCTGTCACTCATGGGGAAGGCGGAGCTTCTCTGTGCCACGCCCCCTAAGGAAAAGACGGGACTGAGCGCGCTCTTGAGACGCCTGGGAAAGACACCTAGAA GTAAAACTCCATGCCTGGTCTGTATGAACCATCGCACCAATCAGAGCGTCAGCCTTCCCTTTGGTTGCCGTGGACGCTTTTGCACACGCTCCCCTCTGGAGCAAGGCATGCTGGGAGGGGAACACACTGTACGCAGCATCATCGAGAGGGTTCGCCTCCCCGTCAATGTGTCCGTGCCCTCGCGACCGCCACGAAACCCTTATGACCGCCATGCGGTCCGAGAGGGCCACCGCTACAAGCTGCTCAACATCGTCAGCAAGACGGTGGTGCTCTGCATGGTACTCCGCCGACAGGAAGTCTCCCCCTcccacttcctgctgctgcgcTGCATGCCCCGGTTCAACGTGGCCGAGGCCTCCGTCCACACGGCGGCGCTAGAGAGCCTCCTGTTGCGGCACGCGTTCGACCCAGACGCCTACTCTCGGGCTGTTAGAGAAACCCGACCAGAGCTGGAGTGTATGACAGAGGAGTGTGTGAGCCCGCGGCGCTCTCGCATGTGCGTGTCGGGTCAGGACTCCTTGGCACCGGCGCTGCAGCGCCTCTCCATGTGTGGGTACGGGGGTGGGGTTTCGGACAGCCTATCACAGCGCTGCAGGGACTCTCTTGGAGAGCGGCTGGGAGAGGGGCCAGGTGAGGAGCGGGAGTATGTGACTCCCGAGTGGACTGAGGCTGAAATGAGGACCAGTGAGGAAATCCCTTACGAGGAACTCTGGACCAATCAGAACGCAGAGGGCTTAGGGAAGGAGCCAAACCTCATCTCCTTTCATTCGACTTCCTCATTGGACGGTTCTCTTGGTACCGTGGTGACAAGAGTGTCCACCCCGCCGCCCGTACCTCCAAAATCTGATGCT gtgagaGAGGAGTGTCGCTACTTGATCgcccctccggttccccctcgcTGCTCTAAGGGAGGCTCCATTTCCAGTCCGGTCCCCAGCCCTCCCGTCCCGCCTCGCTTTCCCAAAACCTCCACCTCCCCGAGACCCAACCTCTCCTTCTACTCCTCTGGACTTCAGGACAG CTGCTCGCCCTCTCCAGATGCCTCCCTCTACTGTTACCCGTGCTCCTGGGCTGACTGCCCGGCCCCGAACCCTGCCAGTCCTGAGCCAGTCTCTGCCGTCCCCGCAGACAACACAGCCAATCCTCAGCCAGCACAGGCCACCTGGGCAGAGCCGTGGGTAGAttccttcacctcctccggACCTCGACTGAGGCCGCCACCTCCACAGAGTCGCTTTGCTCCCTTCGGGGCGTTGAACCCCTTCAACCGCCAGTCCCCTTGCCCCTCGCCTGAGCCCGCCGCCAATCCCTCGACGGATTCCTCCAGAGGTGCAGAGGGCGGTGGGGCGTCCACGGGTGTCACCGAAGGGTTGTCCCCGCCCCCTGACCCCACCTGGCGGCCTCCTGCTGACCTGTCTGTGCTGGCATTGGAGGAGGTGTCGGCCTGCCTGCGGTTCATCGGCCTGTCGGAGGCGGCGGTGGCCGTGTTCCAGAGGGAGCGAATCGACGGCAGCCTCCTGGTGCAGCTCACTGAGGACATCCTGTCACATGACTTCCACCTGAGCCGACTCCATGTCACCAAGATCACACAGTTCATACAGGGCTGGAGGCCCAagatctaa
- the gareml gene encoding GRB2-associated and regulator of MAPK protein isoform X1, whose translation MEKLSASLSEITWSPLALPLDAVVSKFRLPTLVRLAHGECVEGLSEEDVVLLHSCRQWTTVTAHSLEEGHYVIGPKIDIPLQYQGKFKLLDEDRDVRDPVQYFSSVEEVAGVFPDRVFVMETITFSVKVVSGEFSEDSEPYSFTLQAGDELSLMGKAELLCATPPKEKTGLSALLRRLGKTPRSKTPCLVCMNHRTNQSVSLPFGCRGRFCTRSPLEQGMLGGEHTVRSIIERVRLPVNVSVPSRPPRNPYDRHAVREGHRYKLLNIVSKTVVLCMVLRRQEVSPSHFLLLRCMPRFNVAEASVHTAALESLLLRHAFDPDAYSRAVRETRPELECMTEECVSPRRSRMCVSGQDSLAPALQRLSMCGYGGGVSDSLSQRCRDSLGERLGEGPGEEREYVTPEWTEAEMRTSEEIPYEELWTNQNAEGLGKEPNLISFHSTSSLDGSLGTVVTRVSTPPPVPPKSDAPCWLLPLVSARPTFAQVREECRYLIAPPVPPRCSKGGSISSPVPSPPVPPRFPKTSTSPRPNLSFYSSGLQDSCSPSPDASLYCYPCSWADCPAPNPASPEPVSAVPADNTANPQPAQATWAEPWVDSFTSSGPRLRPPPPQSRFAPFGALNPFNRQSPCPSPEPAANPSTDSSRGAEGGGASTGVTEGLSPPPDPTWRPPADLSVLALEEVSACLRFIGLSEAAVAVFQRERIDGSLLVQLTEDILSHDFHLSRLHVTKITQFIQGWRPKI comes from the exons ATGGAGAAGTTGTCGGCGAGCCTGTCGGAGATCACTTGGAGCCCGTTGGCGCTGCCGTTGGACGCGGTGGTCAGCAAGTTCCGTCTGCCCACTCTGGTCCGCCTGGCTCACG GTGAATGTGTGGAGGGGCTGTCGGAGGAGGATGTGGTGCTGTTACACTCCTGTCGTCAGTGGACCACAGTGACTGCCCACAGCTTAGAGGAGGGACACTACGTTATTGGACCCAAGATAGACATCCCTCTGCAGTACCAGG GGAAGTTCAAGTTGTTGGATGAAGACCGAGACGTCAGGGATCCGGTCCAGTATTTTTCCAGTGTGGAGGAAGTTGCCGGAGTCTTCCCTGACCGGGTCTTTGTCATGGAGACGATCACTTTTAGCGTCAAG GTGGTGTCAGGGGAGTTCAGTGAGGACAGTGAGCCCTACAGCTTCACTCTGCAGGCTGGAGATGAGCTGTCACTCATGGGGAAGGCGGAGCTTCTCTGTGCCACGCCCCCTAAGGAAAAGACGGGACTGAGCGCGCTCTTGAGACGCCTGGGAAAGACACCTAGAA GTAAAACTCCATGCCTGGTCTGTATGAACCATCGCACCAATCAGAGCGTCAGCCTTCCCTTTGGTTGCCGTGGACGCTTTTGCACACGCTCCCCTCTGGAGCAAGGCATGCTGGGAGGGGAACACACTGTACGCAGCATCATCGAGAGGGTTCGCCTCCCCGTCAATGTGTCCGTGCCCTCGCGACCGCCACGAAACCCTTATGACCGCCATGCGGTCCGAGAGGGCCACCGCTACAAGCTGCTCAACATCGTCAGCAAGACGGTGGTGCTCTGCATGGTACTCCGCCGACAGGAAGTCTCCCCCTcccacttcctgctgctgcgcTGCATGCCCCGGTTCAACGTGGCCGAGGCCTCCGTCCACACGGCGGCGCTAGAGAGCCTCCTGTTGCGGCACGCGTTCGACCCAGACGCCTACTCTCGGGCTGTTAGAGAAACCCGACCAGAGCTGGAGTGTATGACAGAGGAGTGTGTGAGCCCGCGGCGCTCTCGCATGTGCGTGTCGGGTCAGGACTCCTTGGCACCGGCGCTGCAGCGCCTCTCCATGTGTGGGTACGGGGGTGGGGTTTCGGACAGCCTATCACAGCGCTGCAGGGACTCTCTTGGAGAGCGGCTGGGAGAGGGGCCAGGTGAGGAGCGGGAGTATGTGACTCCCGAGTGGACTGAGGCTGAAATGAGGACCAGTGAGGAAATCCCTTACGAGGAACTCTGGACCAATCAGAACGCAGAGGGCTTAGGGAAGGAGCCAAACCTCATCTCCTTTCATTCGACTTCCTCATTGGACGGTTCTCTTGGTACCGTGGTGACAAGAGTGTCCACCCCGCCGCCCGTACCTCCAAAATCTGATGCT CCGTGTTGGCTGTTGCCGCTAGTGTCAGCTCGTCCCACATTTGCTCAG gtgagaGAGGAGTGTCGCTACTTGATCgcccctccggttccccctcgcTGCTCTAAGGGAGGCTCCATTTCCAGTCCGGTCCCCAGCCCTCCCGTCCCGCCTCGCTTTCCCAAAACCTCCACCTCCCCGAGACCCAACCTCTCCTTCTACTCCTCTGGACTTCAGGACAG CTGCTCGCCCTCTCCAGATGCCTCCCTCTACTGTTACCCGTGCTCCTGGGCTGACTGCCCGGCCCCGAACCCTGCCAGTCCTGAGCCAGTCTCTGCCGTCCCCGCAGACAACACAGCCAATCCTCAGCCAGCACAGGCCACCTGGGCAGAGCCGTGGGTAGAttccttcacctcctccggACCTCGACTGAGGCCGCCACCTCCACAGAGTCGCTTTGCTCCCTTCGGGGCGTTGAACCCCTTCAACCGCCAGTCCCCTTGCCCCTCGCCTGAGCCCGCCGCCAATCCCTCGACGGATTCCTCCAGAGGTGCAGAGGGCGGTGGGGCGTCCACGGGTGTCACCGAAGGGTTGTCCCCGCCCCCTGACCCCACCTGGCGGCCTCCTGCTGACCTGTCTGTGCTGGCATTGGAGGAGGTGTCGGCCTGCCTGCGGTTCATCGGCCTGTCGGAGGCGGCGGTGGCCGTGTTCCAGAGGGAGCGAATCGACGGCAGCCTCCTGGTGCAGCTCACTGAGGACATCCTGTCACATGACTTCCACCTGAGCCGACTCCATGTCACCAAGATCACACAGTTCATACAGGGCTGGAGGCCCAagatctaa
- the hadhb gene encoding trifunctional enzyme subunit beta, mitochondrial — translation MASMLLNTMRSGSVSPSWALRLGTRSLSTTTQLQAQVQTKSKKTLARPGVKNIVLVEGVRTPFLLSGTTYADLMPHDLARAALQGLLHKTGLPKDAVDYIIYGTVIQEVKTSNVAREAALGAGFSDRIPSHTVTMACISSNQAMTTGVGLIAAGQCDSIVAGGVEFMSDVPIRHSRKMRKTMLSLNKAKTLGQRLGLIGSIRLAHLAPELPAVAEFSTAETMGHSADRLAAAFGVTRLEQDEFAVRSHSLAKKAQDAGLLEDVISFKVPGRDIVTKDNGIRPSTMEQMGKLKAAFIKPHGTVTAANSSFLTDGASAVLIMSEEKALAMGYKPKAYLRDFVYVSQDPKDQLLLGPTYGTPKVLDRAGLTMNDIDVFEFHEAFAGQIMANLKAMDSDWFGQTYLGKKSKVGAPPMEKFNLWGGSLSLGHPFGATGCRLVTTVAHRLQKEGGQYGLVAACAAGGQGHAMVIEAYPQ, via the exons ATGGCTTCCATGTTGCTGAACACAATGCGGAGCGGCTCTGTCAGCCCTTCCTGGGCGCTGCGGTTGG ggACACGCTCTCTCAGTACGACAACCCAGCTTCAGGCTCAGG TTCAGACAAAGAGTAAAAAGACTCTGGCTCGGCCTGGTGTGAAGAACATCGTTCTGGTGGAAGGAGTTCGAACCCCTTTCCTGTTGTCTGGAACCAC ATACGCCGACCTGATGCCACATGACTTGGCCAGAGCAGCTCTGCA GGGTCTGCTGCATAAGACGGGTTTACCCAAAGATGCTGTCGACTACATCATCTATGGAACAGTCATTCAGGAGGTCAAAACCAGCAATGTAGCACGAGAG GCAGCACTGGGTGCCGGCTTCTCTGACAGGATCCCATCTCACACCGTCACCATGGCCTGCATCTCCTCCAACCAGGCAATGACCACAG GTGTTGGTCTGATCGCTGCAGGCCAGTGTGACTCCATCGTTGCAGGAGGGGTGGAGTTCATGTCCGATGTTCCTATCCGTCACAGCCGTAAGATGAGGAAGACCATGCTGTCCCTCAACAAGGCGAAGACCCTCGGCCAGAGGCTCGGTCTGATCGGCAGCATCCGGCTCGCACATCTCGCCCCAGAA CTTCCTGCTGTGGCAGAGTTCTCCACAGCTGAAACGATGGGCCACAGCGCCGATCGTCTGGCTGCTGCGTTCGGGGTCACCAGACTGGAGCAGGACGAATTCGCTGTGCGGTCACACAGTCTGGCCAAAAAGGCCCAGGACGCCGGCCTGCTGGAGGATGTCATCTCCTTTAAAGTGCCAG GTCGTGATATTGTTACCAAGGACAACGGCATCCGCCCCTCCACCATGGAGCAAATGGGCAAACTGAAGGCCGCCTTCATTAAACCTCACGGCACAGTCACCGCCGCCAACTCCTCCTTcctg ACTGACGGTGCCTCTGCTGTGCTCATCATGTCTGAAGAGAAAGCTCTGGCTATGGGTTACAAGCCTAAAGCCTACCTCAG AGACTTTGTCTACGTGTCCCAGGACCCCAAAGATCAGCTGCTTCTGGG GCCAACTTACGGTACGCCAAAGGTCCTGGACCGTGCTGGCTTGACCATGAATGACATTGACGTCTTTGAGTTCCACGAGGCATTCGCA ggTCAGATTATGGCAAATCTGAAGGCTATGGACTCAGATTGGTTCGGCCAGACGTATTTGGGCAAGAAATCAAAG gtTGGAGCTCCTCCCATGGAGAAGTTCAACCTGTGGGGAGGATCTCTGTCTCTGGGTCATCCGTTCGGTGCCACCGGCTGCAGGCTGGTGACCACCGTGGCTCACCGGCTGCAGAAGGAGGGAGGACAGTACGGACTGGTGGCGGCTTGTGCTGCTGGAGGACAG GGTCATGCCATGGTGATCGAGGCCTACCCCCAGTAA